A genomic segment from uncultured Methanobrevibacter sp. encodes:
- a CDS encoding 3-dehydroquinate synthase II has protein sequence MSNKFAWIMSPKADWDDKKEFITTALESGIDYVLDTEDSENIRKVGNFKIISNEEDADIYLVGIDGEGDGTLELKDNLNESADLAKANEAKNSGKTVCAYIVITDKLHEQLAVTLGRVVDYIILVATDWTIIPLENIIADLQKENVNIIAAVKTADDAKVAMETLEVGTDGVIFEPQEFAQIKDIANLIDELSTESYSLKDLTITNVEPVGSGDRVCIDTTTMMKPGEGMLIGSYSKAMFFIHSESLESEYVASRPFRVNAGPVQAYVMVPGNKTRYLSELETGDEVLIVDKDGKTKKSIVGRSKIEKRPLLLIEAEYEDMKIRALVQNAETIRLVDVNNEPISVSVLEPGMKVKGFIDDSARHFGMAIDEQIIEQ, from the coding sequence TTGTCAAATAAATTCGCTTGGATTATGTCCCCAAAAGCAGATTGGGACGATAAGAAAGAATTCATCACAACAGCACTTGAATCAGGAATAGATTACGTTCTTGATACAGAAGACAGTGAAAACATCAGAAAGGTTGGAAACTTCAAGATAATTTCAAATGAAGAGGATGCTGACATTTATTTGGTTGGAATTGACGGTGAAGGAGACGGCACTCTTGAGCTTAAGGACAACTTGAATGAATCAGCAGATTTGGCTAAAGCAAATGAAGCTAAAAACAGTGGAAAAACTGTCTGTGCCTATATAGTCATTACCGACAAGTTGCATGAGCAATTGGCAGTGACATTAGGCAGAGTTGTTGACTATATAATCCTTGTAGCGACTGACTGGACAATCATTCCCCTTGAAAACATCATTGCAGATTTGCAAAAGGAAAATGTTAACATCATTGCTGCTGTAAAGACTGCTGATGATGCAAAAGTGGCTATGGAAACCTTGGAAGTGGGCACTGATGGTGTCATATTCGAGCCACAGGAATTTGCACAGATTAAAGACATTGCCAACTTGATTGATGAGCTTTCTACAGAAAGCTATTCCTTAAAGGACTTGACAATCACCAATGTTGAGCCAGTAGGCTCTGGAGACAGAGTATGCATTGACACAACAACCATGATGAAGCCTGGAGAAGGAATGTTAATTGGCTCTTACTCTAAAGCAATGTTTTTCATTCACAGCGAAAGCTTAGAAAGCGAATATGTGGCATCAAGACCATTTAGAGTTAATGCAGGGCCTGTACAAGCTTATGTTATGGTTCCTGGCAACAAGACAAGATACCTAAGTGAACTTGAAACAGGTGATGAGGTATTGATTGTTGATAAGGATGGAAAGACCAAAAAGTCTATTGTAGGCAGATCCAAGATAGAAAAAAGGCCTCTTCTTTTGATTGAAGCGGAATATGAGGATATGAAAATAAGGGCATTGGTTCAAAATGCAGAAACCATAAGATTAGTCGATGTGAATAATGAACCTATTTCCGTTTCAGTTCTAGAGCCTGGAATGAAAGTCAAAGGATTTATTGACGATAGCGCAAGACATTTTGGTATGGCTATTGATGAACAGATCATTGAACAATAA
- a CDS encoding nitroreductase family protein: MDLLDVMLKRRSVRKYTDEEIPKEKLNRILQAGLLAPTSRNLRPCNFLVIENKETLKEISKSKAFGASFVKDANKAIAVIANGEISDTWIEDSSIALAFMHLMAAEQDIGSCWIQIHLRKSKLGKSTEDLVRDILGIDDYFRIVGILALGIEDGHTEAYSLDDIDKEKVHYLR, translated from the coding sequence ATGGATTTATTGGATGTAATGCTTAAAAGAAGAAGTGTAAGAAAATATACTGATGAAGAGATCCCAAAAGAAAAGCTAAACAGGATATTGCAGGCAGGACTCCTTGCCCCAACAAGCAGAAACCTAAGGCCATGCAATTTTTTAGTTATTGAAAACAAGGAAACATTAAAGGAAATAAGCAAATCAAAAGCATTTGGAGCTTCATTTGTAAAGGATGCTAATAAGGCAATAGCTGTAATTGCAAACGGCGAGATTTCAGATACCTGGATAGAAGATTCCTCAATAGCTTTAGCATTCATGCATTTGATGGCAGCAGAACAGGATATTGGAAGCTGCTGGATCCAAATACATTTGAGAAAATCCAAATTAGGAAAATCAACAGAAGACCTTGTACGTGACATTTTAGGAATTGACGATTACTTTAGAATAGTTGGAATATTGGCTTTGGGAATAGAAGATGGGCATACGGAAGCTTACAGCCTTGATGATATCGATAAGGAAAAAGTCCATTATCTTCGTTAA
- the hemL gene encoding glutamate-1-semialdehyde 2,1-aminomutase produces MNSEELFKISKTITPGGVNSPVRAFEPYPFFVKEAKGSHIKDIDGNDYVDHCLAYGPILLGHSDDDVMNDVFAQMQKGTAYGAPTENEVKLAQEIIDRVPCAEMVRFVNSGTEATMAAIRLARGFTGRDKIVKFEGSYHGAHDYVLVKSGSGAACLPDSAGIPVETTQNTLSVPFNDVDALTKLIDEEGENIACIIVEPVMGNIGCVEPNVKFLKFLREITEENDIVLIFDEVITGFRVSRGGAQEYYGVKPDLVTFAKILGGGFPIGAYAGKKEIMELIAPNGKVYQAGTFSGNPISVQAGLSTLKKLDYVFYGELARKGDFLRDNMKDIVEDLKLDLQVVGLASMFQIYFNPEPVLNYEIAQKSDTKRFLVYFRELLKNGVFIPPSQFECNFISGAHTEDDLVKTSEAIETALKVAWEK; encoded by the coding sequence ATGAATAGCGAAGAATTATTTAAAATAAGTAAAACCATCACTCCTGGAGGAGTAAACTCTCCAGTACGTGCTTTTGAACCTTATCCATTCTTTGTAAAGGAAGCAAAAGGTTCTCACATCAAAGACATTGACGGCAATGATTATGTTGACCACTGTTTGGCTTATGGTCCTATCTTGCTTGGTCATAGTGATGACGATGTCATGAATGACGTTTTTGCACAGATGCAAAAGGGAACCGCTTATGGTGCTCCTACTGAAAATGAGGTTAAATTGGCTCAGGAAATAATTGACAGGGTTCCATGTGCTGAGATGGTTCGTTTTGTAAACTCCGGTACTGAAGCTACAATGGCTGCAATCAGACTTGCAAGAGGGTTTACCGGTAGGGATAAGATTGTCAAGTTTGAAGGATCTTATCATGGGGCTCATGACTATGTGCTTGTAAAATCAGGTTCCGGTGCAGCATGTCTTCCGGATTCCGCAGGAATTCCAGTGGAAACAACCCAAAACACCCTTTCCGTACCATTCAATGATGTTGATGCATTGACCAAATTGATTGATGAGGAAGGAGAAAACATCGCCTGTATTATCGTAGAGCCGGTTATGGGAAACATAGGATGTGTGGAACCTAATGTAAAATTCTTGAAATTCCTTAGGGAAATCACTGAAGAAAATGATATTGTATTGATATTTGACGAAGTGATTACCGGTTTCAGAGTTTCCCGTGGTGGAGCTCAAGAGTATTATGGAGTCAAACCTGATTTGGTCACTTTCGCTAAGATATTAGGTGGAGGATTCCCAATTGGTGCTTATGCAGGTAAAAAGGAAATCATGGAACTCATTGCGCCTAACGGTAAAGTTTATCAGGCAGGAACCTTTAGCGGAAACCCAATTTCAGTTCAAGCAGGTCTTTCCACATTAAAGAAATTGGATTATGTATTCTATGGTGAATTGGCAAGAAAAGGAGACTTCTTGAGAGACAATATGAAAGACATCGTTGAAGACTTGAAATTGGACTTGCAGGTTGTAGGGCTTGCATCAATGTTCCAAATCTACTTCAATCCAGAGCCAGTTCTCAATTATGAAATAGCTCAAAAGTCAGACACCAAAAGGTTCTTGGTATACTTCAGAGAATTGTTGAAGAATGGTGTATTCATTCCACCAAGCCAATTTGAATGTAATTTCATTTCCGGTGCACATACTGAAGATGACTTGGTAAAGACATCAGAAGCTATTGAAACTGCATTGAAAGTTGCTTGGGAAAAATAG
- a CDS encoding flavodoxin family protein, with the protein MKIIALQGSPRIGGNCDVLMDEMIKGAEENGHEVVKYYLEEENIAGCKACMFCAENPDCVREDDGNKIINELVAADGVIFATPIYYGQMTAQAKTIIDRFYAIGQNPNKSLSGKAALIFTENQPEGTYEAYIELTKFSPFTFMGYEVIGHVDAGSAGPAGIVAEEQEDKLKEAYELGKQF; encoded by the coding sequence ATGAAAATTATTGCATTACAAGGAAGTCCACGTATCGGTGGAAACTGTGACGTATTAATGGATGAAATGATTAAAGGGGCAGAAGAAAACGGTCACGAAGTAGTTAAATACTACCTCGAAGAAGAAAACATTGCAGGCTGTAAAGCATGTATGTTCTGTGCTGAAAACCCTGACTGTGTACGTGAAGACGATGGTAACAAGATCATCAATGAATTGGTTGCAGCAGATGGTGTAATCTTTGCAACTCCTATCTACTATGGTCAAATGACTGCACAAGCAAAAACAATCATTGACCGTTTCTATGCAATCGGTCAAAACCCAAATAAAAGCTTAAGCGGTAAAGCAGCCCTTATCTTCACTGAAAACCAACCTGAAGGAACCTACGAAGCATACATCGAATTGACCAAATTCTCCCCATTCACATTTATGGGATATGAAGTTATCGGTCATGTAGATGCTGGTAGCGCTGGTCCTGCAGGAATCGTTGCAGAAGAACAAGAAGACAAATTAAAAGAAGCTTACGAATTAGGTAAACAATTCTAA
- the mtxX gene encoding methanogenesis marker protein Mmp4/MtxX — protein MIRIVAGLGENENIIKASNELNEIDDLEITLVKTEDELIEAFKNPEIDAVIRGSLKASKVIKAIKEFKSDKTINRTTYINTEDDESFSKDYEFLLAPVGIDEGKNIEEKVTLAIQAANFIQYLGKKPKIAILAEGRKDDLGRSERIDESLISSEELTNKLIETFKELDNFDNDSDELSKNYSIKNYYILLEQAIEDGYNILLANDGIFGNIMFRTLVLLDKWPSYGAVTLGIDEIFIDTSRDQTVEGYVRSLRLAYNLSKLRE, from the coding sequence ATGATTAGAATAGTGGCTGGTTTAGGAGAAAATGAGAATATCATTAAGGCTTCTAACGAACTCAATGAGATTGATGATTTGGAGATTACTTTAGTTAAAACTGAAGATGAACTTATAGAAGCATTTAAGAATCCGGAAATTGATGCAGTTATCAGAGGATCCCTAAAGGCATCTAAAGTCATAAAAGCCATTAAAGAGTTCAAATCAGATAAAACAATCAACAGAACCACTTATATTAATACAGAAGACGATGAAAGTTTTTCAAAGGATTATGAATTCCTGCTTGCTCCAGTAGGCATTGATGAAGGAAAGAACATTGAAGAAAAAGTCACTTTGGCTATTCAAGCAGCTAATTTCATCCAATACCTTGGAAAAAAGCCTAAAATAGCTATTTTAGCTGAAGGAAGAAAGGATGATTTGGGAAGAAGCGAAAGAATTGATGAAAGTTTAATATCCTCTGAAGAATTGACAAATAAATTAATTGAGACTTTTAAAGAATTGGATAATTTTGATAATGATAGTGATGAACTATCAAAGAATTATTCCATTAAAAACTATTATATTCTCTTGGAACAAGCTATTGAAGATGGTTATAACATCCTTCTTGCAAATGATGGCATCTTTGGAAACATCATGTTCAGGACACTTGTGCTTCTTGACAAATGGCCGAGCTATGGTGCTGTAACTCTTGGAATAGATGAGATTTTCATTGATACAAGCCGTGACCAAACTGTAGAAGGTTATGTGAGAAGCTTAAGATTAGCTTATAATCTATCTAAATTAAGAGAATAA
- the uppS gene encoding polyprenyl diphosphate synthase, which yields MPPKFLYSIYEKRLLKELDPERMPKHVAIIMDGNRRYSKIQGNMEVIKGHEIGVDTLEKVLDWSIDLGIEIVTAYAFSTENFNRPEHEVEGLMNLFVKNFKRIVSHEKIHRNKVKVKVVGRTELLPDSVREAIMEAEEATKDYDERLFNLAIGYDGRLEIVDAIKKIYKQVEAGEISIDDIDEEMVSKNLYTAGLEDPSLIIRTSGEERLSGFLLWQSSYSELYFCDSLWPELRKVDYLRAIRDYQERDRRFGV from the coding sequence TTGCCACCAAAATTTTTATACAGTATCTATGAAAAGCGTCTTTTAAAGGAATTGGATCCTGAAAGGATGCCAAAGCATGTAGCTATTATCATGGATGGTAATAGAAGATACTCAAAGATTCAAGGAAATATGGAAGTTATCAAGGGACACGAAATTGGTGTAGATACCTTGGAAAAGGTTCTTGATTGGAGTATTGATTTAGGAATCGAAATAGTTACCGCTTATGCTTTTTCCACTGAAAACTTCAATAGGCCTGAACATGAAGTGGAAGGATTGATGAATCTCTTTGTCAAGAATTTCAAGAGAATTGTAAGTCATGAAAAGATTCATAGGAATAAGGTTAAAGTTAAGGTTGTAGGAAGAACTGAACTCTTGCCGGATAGCGTTAGAGAAGCTATTATGGAAGCTGAAGAGGCTACAAAGGACTATGATGAAAGACTTTTCAACTTGGCTATCGGTTATGATGGAAGATTGGAAATCGTTGATGCAATCAAGAAGATCTATAAGCAAGTGGAAGCAGGTGAGATTTCCATTGACGATATCGATGAGGAAATGGTCAGCAAAAATCTTTACACTGCAGGGCTTGAAGATCCGAGCCTTATCATAAGGACCAGTGGTGAAGAAAGACTTAGTGGATTCCTTTTATGGCAATCTTCCTATTCAGAGCTTTATTTCTGCGATAGCTTATGGCCAGAGTTAAGAAAGGTTGACTATTTAAGAGCCATTAGAGACTATCAGGAAAGAGATAGGCGTTTTGGAGTATAA
- a CDS encoding TatD family hydrolase, translating into MIDTHCHIDFDEFDEDRDNVISRAKEKLNAVINSGYGLESNAKALALSKEYEGFVYPTFGFHPVSSQNSPQEEIDAAHKQMIEHLDEILAIGEVGMDFFYCTDKALRARQQEIFTGFIEIANEYKKPLLIHGRDCEKKIFNLLKDYDDIPKVIYHCYGGSLKTARKILDMEDHYLSCSTMVCYSQRHQDLFKEIPIERILTETDSPYLAMTKDERNEPANVALAVEKLAELHEISVDDVSIQTEKNARYVFDI; encoded by the coding sequence ATGATAGACACACATTGTCATATAGATTTTGATGAGTTTGATGAAGATAGGGATAATGTCATATCCAGAGCTAAGGAAAAACTCAATGCTGTCATCAATTCAGGATATGGTTTGGAAAGCAATGCAAAGGCATTGGCTCTTTCTAAGGAGTATGAAGGATTCGTTTATCCAACCTTTGGATTCCATCCGGTATCATCCCAGAACTCTCCTCAAGAGGAAATAGATGCAGCACATAAGCAGATGATTGAGCATCTTGATGAGATATTGGCCATTGGTGAAGTTGGAATGGATTTCTTCTATTGCACAGACAAGGCATTGAGGGCTCGTCAACAGGAAATCTTCACAGGATTCATTGAAATTGCAAATGAATATAAGAAACCATTGCTCATTCACGGAAGAGACTGTGAAAAGAAGATATTCAATTTGTTGAAGGATTATGATGATATTCCTAAGGTGATCTATCATTGTTATGGGGGTAGCCTAAAAACAGCCAGAAAGATTTTGGATATGGAAGACCATTACTTAAGCTGTTCTACTATGGTATGCTATAGTCAAAGGCATCAGGACTTATTCAAGGAAATCCCTATTGAAAGAATCTTGACTGAAACTGACAGCCCATATTTGGCAATGACCAAGGATGAAAGAAATGAACCTGCAAATGTTGCACTTGCAGTTGAAAAACTAGCTGAACTCCATGAAATTAGTGTGGATGATGTATCTATACAAACTGAAAAGAATGCAAGATATGTATTCGACATATAA
- a CDS encoding 2,5-diamino-6-(ribosylamino)-4(3H)-pyrimidinone 5'-phosphate reductase yields the protein MKPYVILNAAMTLDGKIATKTGSSEISGKEDLERVHEIRKEVDGIMVGIGTVLADDPRLTVHKINAKKEDNPIRIVVDNKARTPLDFRILNDDAETIIAVSNICDENNPDCDEDAVLRAKELSKRVNVFYSSKESVDLDEFMDHLYSKGIETLMLEGGSTLNFSMIRGNLIDEVRICIAPMIVGGKDSKTFFDGEGFDYMKEAIPLKLEKYYPLGKDFVMEYKVLK from the coding sequence ATGAAACCTTATGTAATCCTTAATGCGGCTATGACATTGGATGGAAAAATAGCTACAAAAACTGGAAGTTCTGAAATTTCTGGAAAAGAAGATCTTGAACGTGTTCATGAAATCAGAAAGGAAGTTGATGGTATCATGGTTGGTATCGGAACCGTTCTTGCAGATGACCCAAGGCTTACCGTTCATAAGATAAATGCAAAAAAAGAGGATAATCCAATTCGTATTGTAGTTGACAATAAGGCAAGGACTCCACTTGACTTTAGGATATTGAATGATGATGCTGAAACAATCATTGCTGTAAGCAATATCTGTGATGAGAATAATCCCGATTGCGATGAGGATGCAGTTCTAAGGGCTAAGGAGCTTTCCAAAAGAGTCAATGTTTTCTATTCATCTAAGGAATCTGTTGATTTGGATGAATTTATGGATCATTTGTATTCAAAAGGAATAGAGACTCTTATGCTTGAAGGTGGATCTACACTTAACTTTTCCATGATTAGGGGAAATCTCATTGATGAAGTGAGGATATGCATAGCTCCTATGATTGTTGGAGGAAAGGATTCCAAAACTTTCTTCGATGGTGAAGGATTTGATTATATGAAAGAAGCTATTCCTTTGAAATTGGAAAAGTATTATCCTTTAGGAAAAGACTTTGTTATGGAATACAAGGTTTTAAAATAA
- a CDS encoding DUF2283 domain-containing protein — MSREVVYDYDSKGDSLFIYCVEDYEYEVSFELDNDIILDIDSEGQPVAFEFLNASKIFNLDKGFFKNLAKISIRLIVTEKKIDLKVQLIVPVHNKTQIFGVNRIATNLNGIPAVESELVTV; from the coding sequence ATGAGCCGGGAAGTAGTATATGATTATGATTCTAAGGGAGACTCCCTATTCATATATTGTGTTGAGGATTATGAATATGAGGTTTCATTTGAATTGGACAATGATATAATTCTAGACATTGATTCAGAAGGGCAACCAGTTGCATTTGAATTTTTAAATGCATCAAAAATATTCAATTTGGATAAGGGATTTTTCAAAAATTTAGCAAAAATCTCCATTCGACTAATTGTCACTGAAAAGAAGATTGACTTAAAGGTTCAATTGATTGTTCCTGTTCATAATAAGACACAAATTTTTGGTGTTAATAGGATTGCAACTAATTTAAATGGGATTCCTGCAGTTGAATCTGAATTGGTTACAGTATGA
- a CDS encoding histidinol phosphate phosphatase domain-containing protein, translating into MNYKRIDLHMHSLFSDGELLPSELARRALVLGHEAIAITDHVDYSNINTIPEISAAIDDINNNWDITVVLGAEITHAPVESIPDLADKARELGAKIVVVHGETLNEPVVEGTNFAAVNCKEIDILGHPGLITKEEAELAKKNDVALEISARKGHCLGNGHVANIAREVGNDLLIDTDTHSPDNLITFERAFEIGLGAGMTEEEVMKATVENPRKILKRNGINL; encoded by the coding sequence TTGAATTATAAAAGAATTGATTTACATATGCACAGCTTATTCAGTGATGGAGAGCTTTTGCCATCTGAACTTGCAAGAAGAGCACTTGTACTTGGACATGAAGCAATAGCTATTACTGACCATGTCGATTATTCAAACATCAACACCATCCCTGAAATCAGCGCTGCAATTGATGACATAAACAATAACTGGGACATTACAGTTGTTTTAGGTGCTGAAATCACTCACGCTCCTGTTGAATCCATTCCAGACCTTGCAGATAAGGCTCGTGAATTAGGTGCAAAGATTGTTGTTGTTCATGGTGAAACATTGAATGAACCTGTTGTGGAAGGAACTAACTTTGCTGCAGTAAACTGTAAGGAAATCGATATCTTAGGTCACCCTGGTTTAATCACAAAAGAAGAGGCAGAACTTGCTAAAAAGAATGATGTCGCTTTGGAAATCAGTGCAAGAAAAGGCCACTGCTTAGGAAACGGTCATGTGGCAAACATTGCAAGAGAAGTTGGAAATGATCTCCTAATCGATACAGACACTCATTCTCCTGACAATTTAATCACTTTTGAAAGAGCATTTGAAATAGGATTAGGGGCTGGAATGACAGAAGAAGAAGTTATGAAAGCTACTGTTGAAAATCCTAGAAAAATCTTAAAAAGAAATGGAATAAACCTTTAG
- a CDS encoding pantoate kinase: MISVFVPSHITGFFSILDNEDPLLKGSLGAGVLLDKGVITEMDENDEFSILINGKKDEYNEVIILKTIELMEKDIEFDMDNVLIKQTIQVPIGCGFGTSASSAIGTAICINEHFDLGLSIEECGKYAHLAEVELGTGLGDVIGELSKGIVLRTKPGAPGYGEAKSIVPHEKTGFGVFEVLKSDFYVITKSLGEISTASIIEDPKHKKIITQVGLEIGEEFNKKDDGIVIGSKFKNKFNVAVDSEFNEEETIKKFMNASLKFAKKTHLINDELLQIVHELHGKVLGSSMAMLGNTVFAIANEDQKLKLEAKYYNEFEFYKMDTEGICIMSHD; this comes from the coding sequence ATGATTTCCGTATTTGTTCCATCTCATATCACTGGTTTCTTCAGCATTCTTGATAATGAAGACCCATTGTTGAAAGGGTCTTTAGGTGCAGGAGTGCTTTTGGATAAGGGTGTAATTACTGAAATGGATGAAAATGATGAGTTCTCTATTCTGATAAATGGAAAGAAAGATGAATACAATGAGGTAATTATTCTAAAGACAATAGAGCTTATGGAAAAGGACATTGAGTTTGATATGGATAATGTCCTTATAAAGCAAACAATTCAGGTTCCAATAGGATGCGGTTTTGGAACATCCGCTTCATCAGCTATTGGCACTGCCATTTGCATAAATGAGCACTTTGATTTAGGACTCTCTATAGAGGAATGTGGCAAGTATGCCCATTTGGCAGAAGTGGAGCTTGGAACTGGCCTTGGGGATGTGATTGGAGAGCTTTCAAAAGGAATAGTTCTCAGAACAAAACCAGGTGCTCCCGGATATGGTGAAGCAAAATCAATCGTTCCTCATGAAAAAACAGGATTTGGAGTTTTTGAAGTCTTGAAATCAGATTTCTATGTAATAACCAAATCATTGGGAGAGATATCAACTGCTTCAATCATAGAGGACCCAAAGCATAAGAAGATAATTACACAAGTTGGATTGGAAATAGGCGAAGAGTTCAATAAGAAAGATGATGGAATAGTCATTGGATCAAAATTCAAGAATAAGTTCAATGTAGCTGTTGACAGTGAATTCAATGAAGAGGAAACAATCAAGAAATTCATGAATGCCTCATTGAAATTTGCAAAGAAGACACATCTAATCAATGATGAGCTATTGCAGATTGTCCATGAATTGCATGGAAAGGTACTTGGAAGTTCAATGGCAATGTTGGGAAACACTGTATTTGCTATAGCAAATGAAGATCAAAAGCTTAAGTTGGAAGCGAAATACTATAATGAATTTGAATTCTATAAGATGGATACTGAAGGAATCTGTATAATGAGTCATGATTAA
- a CDS encoding class I SAM-dependent methyltransferase, translating into MIKLSYDMKVYRQHLREVLEKTDNVVELGAHVGKSSEIILYKLTTGRLISIDNSPEAIEPMDRLSRYNDNFTFISGDVRLHETLEQVAKSIDRCDVLSIDLGGGYHPDTVFKVFYIWSSTLKPRDVLIRNQGLIDFVNSADYDEEFTSSEGWLESCGNQGIPPQIKEFSLWSDKIE; encoded by the coding sequence GTGATAAAGCTCAGTTATGACATGAAAGTCTATAGGCAACATTTAAGGGAAGTTTTGGAAAAGACAGACAATGTTGTTGAATTAGGTGCTCATGTAGGAAAATCAAGTGAAATAATATTGTATAAATTGACTACAGGACGTTTGATAAGCATAGACAACAGTCCTGAAGCCATTGAACCTATGGATAGGCTTTCAAGATACAATGATAATTTCACATTCATAAGCGGTGATGTAAGGCTTCATGAAACCTTGGAGCAGGTAGCTAAATCAATTGACCGATGTGATGTGCTATCTATAGATTTAGGTGGCGGTTACCATCCAGACACTGTTTTCAAGGTATTTTACATTTGGTCATCCACCCTTAAGCCAAGGGATGTATTGATAAGGAATCAAGGTTTGATAGACTTTGTAAACTCTGCAGATTATGATGAAGAATTCACCTCAAGTGAGGGATGGCTTGAATCTTGCGGAAATCAGGGAATTCCCCCTCAAATCAAGGAATTCAGTCTATGGAGCGATAAGATAGAGTGA
- a CDS encoding DUF4012 domain-containing protein, with protein MRRKQKLIIAILSIILIWLLIVIGTFFIGGPDLAAENKTILVLAADKYEQPNGGCDMAFIVRLENGHLKSYDPFYPGGMVHPTQPAPGNLKGNMRFHDCLWNGVEEGMQYAKEIVEYRNGTKIDAVVLIYDEGLDNIIDSVRPLEVDGEVTNLSATDIIRENDNYNGYKGNGGVTGTMNRADAVMVLVKALSNAAKDPDKKQTMVKAAMDEYNKGNIVMTPKGSFARLLATKGFESIV; from the coding sequence ATGAGGCGAAAACAAAAACTAATTATAGCAATTCTTTCTATTATTCTTATTTGGTTATTAATAGTTATAGGGACCTTTTTCATAGGAGGTCCGGATTTAGCTGCAGAAAACAAGACTATTTTAGTTTTGGCAGCTGACAAGTACGAGCAGCCAAATGGTGGATGTGATATGGCATTCATTGTTCGTTTAGAAAATGGACACTTAAAGAGCTATGATCCATTCTATCCTGGTGGAATGGTGCACCCAACACAACCTGCTCCTGGAAATCTGAAAGGAAATATGCGGTTCCACGATTGTCTATGGAATGGTGTAGAAGAGGGTATGCAATATGCAAAAGAGATTGTAGAGTACCGTAACGGAACTAAAATCGATGCTGTTGTTCTTATCTATGATGAAGGATTAGATAATATTATAGATTCCGTAAGACCTCTTGAAGTTGACGGTGAAGTAACTAACCTTAGTGCAACTGACATTATCCGTGAAAACGACAATTACAACGGATATAAAGGCAATGGTGGTGTAACTGGAACCATGAATAGGGCAGATGCAGTAATGGTATTGGTTAAAGCTCTTTCCAATGCTGCAAAAGATCCAGATAAAAAACAAACAATGGTAAAAGCAGCTATGGATGAGTATAACAAAGGTAATATTGTTATGACTCCAAAAGGTTCCTTTGCACGTTTACTCGCAACAAAAGGATTTGAAAGTATTGTATAA